The genomic region TCCAGTGTGCTTGGTCAAGCTAGTACAGCTGGGAATGGTCAAAGATGACCTCTCTTGGGAGGATTTGATTGATCGTGCTGAATCTGTGTTCGATCTAAATGAAAATGATCACACTGCTGCATGTCTTCGGAGCAGCATTATTCTCAGTCTCATTGATGAGAAGCTGAAAATGACAGACTCAGGAGCAGGTAAACTACTGGAGAAGCTACAGGACATAAAGTTCCTTCCTTTTCTGACAAAGCCCGCAGGGTTTTCACTACCATGGCATGGGAATACATTCCCCCCGTCCACCATGTTTTCTGCCAAAGAGCTCTTTACGACTGACCACCAGGACACAGTGTGCTTGATGAAGCCCATTCTTAATGAGAACTCTCCATCTTTCAAAGGGTGCGGCCCGATCACATTGGCTGTAAAAGACTCTCTCGGATTGATAAGAAGGCCAACAGTTGGACTAGTTGTCAGTCAACTTAAGGAACTTGCTAAGTCATTTGACGGAGTTACTTTATATCAGGAAAATATTACCAATGCCTGCTACAAATACCTACATGAAGAAATGCTCCAGGATGCCAAAGCAAAGACAGAGATCAATGAGGAGCTGAAAACCTTTTGCTCCATTCTGGTGGAGAACACTTACGTTGAGCCCTCCAAAGTTGCATTCTACCAGAACTTTGATGCAGCACCATATCTCTACCAGCTTCCCAACAAGTACAGAAACAGTTGCCGTGAGCTCTTTGAGAATGTTGGGGTTCAGTCAAGCTTCACAGTTGAGAACTTTTCAGCTGTCCTTGAATTAGTGAAACAGGAGTGTGGGAAAAGAGCACTCTCTGAAGATAGCTTTCAGCTCTCTCGCAGAATCATTAGTGAAGGAATATGGGGCTTAATCAGAGACAAAAAACAAGAATTCTGCCAAGCTACCTACAGGGAAATTCTCCTTCCTGACATCCATCTTACACTGCAGCCATCAAAGTCTCTGTGTTACAATGACTGTCCTTGGATCAAAGTCAGAGACACAACTGTGAAATATTGCCATGCAGATATTCCAAGAGAGGTTGCTGTGAAATTAGGAGCAGTTCCCAAACGTCACAAAGCCCTGGAAAGGTATGCCTCAAATATCTGCTTCACTACTCTTGGAAGTGAGTTTGGACAAAAAGAGAAACTCACAAGTAGAATTAAAAGTATTCTCAACGCTTACCCATCAGAGAAGGAaatgctaaaggagctcctgcAGAATGCAGATGATGCTAAAGCCACTGAAATCTACTTTGTGTTCGATCCAAGAACCCACCCCACAGACAGAATATTTGATGACAAATGGTTGCCAATGCAAGGCCCATCATTGTGTGTCTACAACAACCAGCCTTTCACTGAGGATGATGTCAGAGGAATCCAGAACCTAGGAAGAGGAACAAAAGAAGCAAACCCTGGCAAAACTGGACAATATGGCATAGGATTCAACTCTGTGTATCACATCACAGACTGCCCATCTTTCATGTCAAACAATGACATTCTTTGCATCTTCGATCCACATGCACGATATGCACCCGGGGCGACATCTGTTAGTCCGGGAAGAATGTTTAGGGACTTGGACTCTGACTTTAGATCTCAATTCTCTGACGTGCTAAATCTTTACCTGGGATCTCATTTCAAACTTGAACATTGCACAATGTTCAGATTTCCCATACGCTCAACAGAAATGGCCAAAATATCAGAGATCAGCTCTGTTCCTGCATCAGACAGAATGGTGCAAAACCTTCTGGATAAACTAAAAACCGATGGGGCAGAACTCCTCATGTTCCTCAACCACATGGAGAAAATTTCCATCTGTGAAATAGAGAAAGCCTCAGGAGACCTGAAGGTGCTATACTCTGTGACTGCTAAAATCACAGATGGTGACCGTCTAAAACGCAAGCAATTTCACACATCAGTGGTGGATAGTGTGACAAAAAGGAAGCAGCTCACTCAAATTCCAGTCCAGCAGATAACCTACTCAATGGATATAGAGGACTCCGATGGCAATCTAACAACTTGGATGGTCTGCAATCGATCTGGCTTCTCCTGCATCGAGAAAGTCTCAAAGAGTGTGATTTCAGCCCACAAAAATGAAGACATTACTCTCTTTCCACGTGGAGGGGTGGCTGCATGTGTAAGCCACAACTACAAGAAGCCCCACAGAGCATTCTGCTTTCTGCCCCTTTCAATGGAGACTGGCTTGCCCTTTCATGTTAATGGCCATTTTGCATTAGATTCTGCCAGGAGAAACCTATGGCGGGACGACAATGGAGTAGGAGTGAGGAGTGACTGGAACAACAACTTGATGACATCGTTGATAGCTCCTGCCTATGTGGAGCTGTTGATTCAGCTGAAACGACAGTACTTCCCGGGACCCGATCCAACCATGACTGTGTTACAGGGAACACCAATTCACATCGTTAAAGATACTTTGAGGAAATTCCTGTACTTCTTCCCAGTCAACAGACTTGACATCCAGCCAGATTGGTACTGTCTTGTCAAAGCAGTGTACACCTGCATTCATGCTGACCTGAAACGTCTCCTTCCTGTCGTTAGGGCTCCCCACATTgacaacacagacatgcactctGCCGTATACATCTCCTGGGTGAACACATCCTCTGCCAACAAAGGTCGTGCATTCTTTGACAATCTACTGCAGGATGAACTTCAACATCTGAAGAACACAGAATACAACATCTCCTCACGCAAGTCTGTTGCAGAAAACGTCTTCCGACTCAAGGCCCTGCTTTCGGATGTGGGCTTCAACTTGGTCCACAGTTGTGATGAAACAGCAAGTCTTTACTTCTGTTTGGATGATGCAGGTATTCCTGTGAGCTATGTTACCCCAGAGGATGTACGAAGATTTCTCCTCACATTCTCGTCCCCAGACACATCTTGCCAAGTTGGGAAACTTCCCTGTCGACTCCAGCAGTCGAATTACAAGCTCTTCCACAGCCTGAAGCTTCTGGTTGACTACTGCTTCAAAGACATAGAGGAGAATGAAATCAACATAGAGGGGCTACCACTACTGATGACAATGGACAACATACTCCAGGTGTTTGATTCCAAGAAACCAAAGTTTCTGTCCACACACCATGAACTGGTCTCATCAAGGAAAGAGCTGTTCATGAATACACTGTACATGAAGTACAACACCATCCTGATGAATTCAGGTGTTGCAAAGGTCTTCGACATCAGCAGTTTCGGGGAACTGTTGGGTTCTGTTCTACCACGTGAATACAGAACAAGAATCCCTGTGAAGTGGAGAGACAACTACGCCAGTGAGTCTTGGCTGAAAGGTGCGTGGAACTTCATCAGTGAGAACATTGCAGTCAAGGAAGAGCAGGCAGGCATCAAACCCAATTTCGAGACTGTACTTGAGCTACTGAAAGACTGGGCTTTGCTGCCAGGAATCAAATTCATGGTTTCAAGCAACAAGCTGGTTGTCCCTGATCACGATGTGTTGCTTCCCTTGAGTTTGATAAGCGCAGCTATCTTTCCAAATGGGCAAAATGACAAAGTCTTTCACATCATAATGAAAGGGGGATGCATTCAGCTTGCTGTCAACAAAATATGCTTCAAAGAGAATCCTGTCCTGCCTTTTCTGGCACAGCATACAGCAAACATAGATAATCCATCTAGCATCCTCAAAGCACTGGAGTACATGATTCAGACGGCAGCTTTCAAAACAGGAAGCTTAACTGACAAAGACTTTGAGGCTCTTCTGTTGTACTTCAACTGTAATTTGATCAACCTCTCCCAAGAGGACATTCAAACTCTGAAATTGCTCCCATGCTTCAAAGCAGTCAGTGGCAGATACATCAGTATTGCAAACTTTGGGTCATGCTATGTTCTGGCAAAAAGCATTCCCTCTGCAGATATGGAAAAATGGGCCCATACAACATCCTTCGCCTTTCTTGCTGACAATCCACAATTGAAGGAACTGTACAGTTTCCTTGGATGTTTCCCAATTGATGATCTGGAAGTCTACCTGAGGCATCTCCTTCCAAAGTTTGACAGCCTGTCATACGATGCAAAAATTGAGCACCTTGTATATCTGAAGGAGAGACTTTTGGCAATGGAGGAGTCATGTGGGATGAAGGATCAGCTGTATGAGAAACTGGAAGGTCTGCCATTAATCTATGACTACACCAACAGACTCAGGTCTACCAAAATGTTCTACGATAAAACCGTAAAGGTGTTCGAAGTGATGCTCTCTCCAAAAGCATTCATACCCAATGACTTTTTCAAGAAGGTTGAGCAAGTGTCAAAGCCAAAAAATGGAACAGCATTTCTCACCTCATGGATCACATTCCTAAGGAATATAGGTCTCAAACACATGGTCTCTCAACAGCAAATTCTCCAGTATGCAAAAGAAGTCAGCATCAAAGCTCAAACAGAGAACTGGTCCAAAGAAAAAGCCCAAATGATTGTTGATGTTCTCCTTAACCACATATTCAATGAGAGGACAGACCTATTTGTTGGAGCTTTCCTCAAAGAGCTGTCAATGATAGCATTCCTTTGTCCTGAGCGTGCACCCACTGAGCTGATCCGGCTCCATGCTCAATTCCAAGAGATGAATGGCACTCTCCCTCTGATACGTTTCAGTGAGTCTCAAGTCAATCCAAAATTCAAACAAACTGATATCATTCAATTGCTATGGACATCATGTCCCATTCTCCCAGAGAAGGCCACACCAGCAGCCATTAAAGACCAGGAGGGAAGCACACTGACTGGCCAAGAACAACTGGACTTAGTGCTGCGGATATTAAGTGTCAACTTGGAACCCCCCTTGGACAAAGTGATAAGCAACTGCAAAAATATCTGCAACATATCCAATCCTGACGATGACATGGTGAAAACAAGAAACAAAGTCTTGAGATCCACCTACGAATTTCTCAATGCAGATAAAAGAGAGTTTCGCTTGCAGCTATTAGGGGTGAGTTTTGTCATGGTTGAGGAGGGCTGGAAACTTCTGAAGCCAGAGGAGGTTGTCATCAACTTGGACAATGAATCTGACTTCAAGCCATACCTATACAAACTACCACTAGAGCTTGGCATCTTTCATCAGATGTTTAAGCTTTTGGGCACAGAGGATGTTGTATCAACAAAACAATACGCTGAAGTGCTGTGCCGCATTCACAGAAATTCAGAGGGTAAGCAGCTCGATCCGAATGAAATGAGAACTGTGAAAAGGGCTGTCTCAGGGCTATTCAAAAGCCTACAGAATGACCCAGTTCAGATACGCAAAGACCTTGAGAGCCTCAAAGATTTTATATTTTACCTGCCAAGTCACGATGGTCGATTAACCAAATCCAACAGTTTAGTGTTTGACGATGCCCCACATTACAAGAGCAGAATTCAGGGTAATGTAGGTGTTCAGATGCTTGTGGACATGAGTCAGTGTTATCTTGGCAAGGACCATTCCTTCCACACAAAGCTGATCATGCTGCTCCCACAGAAGCTAAGGCCAAGACTCCTGAGTAGTATCCTCGAGGAGCAACTGGATGAGGAGTCTCCCAAAATGTGCCAGTTTGGAGCTCTCTGTTCGCTTCAGGGTCGCCTTCAACTTCTACTGTCATCAGAACAGTTCATCACAGGACTGATACGAATAATGAAGCATGAAAATGACAATGCATTCCTTGTGAATGAAGAAAAAGCCATACGATTGTGCAAAGCACTTTGTGAGGGATTGAAGGTTTCTTGTTTTGAGAAACTCCAGACGACACTAAGAGTGAAAGGTTGCAGCCCTATCCCACATAGCCGGAGTGAAACTCTTGCCTTCCTGAAAAGGTACGGGACAGCTGTGATTCATCTCTACATCCAACACTCAGACAGCAAAGACATAAATTTTCTCTTAGCACTGGCGATGACACTAAAATCTGCAACGGACAACTTGATATCTGACACCTCCTATCTAATTGCTATGCTGGGCTGTAACGACATCTACAGAATCACAGAGAAGCTGGACAACCTTGGCGTCAAGTATGACTCCACAGAGGCCTCAAAACTCGAGCTTCCTCTCCCTGGAACACCCATACCAGCTGAGATACACCATATACTCCTTATGGATCCAATGAATGTGTTTTACCCAGGAGAATATGTGGGTTACCTTGTGGACTCTGAAGGGGGGGATGTCTATGGCGGATATCAGCCCACGTACACGTATGCCATCATTGTTCAAGAAGTAGAGAAAGATGAGGAGGACAACCCAAGCTTCCTTGGGAAATGCTTCCAAATTGACATTGGATATAGTGAGTACAAAATAGTCAGTTCTCTTGATCTGTATAAATTCTCGAGACAAGAGGAAAGTACTCATATCCGAGACAGCAGAGCCCCATCGACTCCAACAACCCCCCAAGAATGTCAATCTCCTGGTCCTGGTCCACGATTGGTGCCTCCCCTTTTTACTAGAAAGGAAAATCACAAAGTACCTCCCACAAAACAATCTCCCAAAAAGATAAGACTTAGTGCATTGCCAGAAATCCTAAAAGATATGACTTTAGTTATTGAGCAAGCTTGGAAACTCGCTGAAACGGAAAGGAAGAAGATAATTCGCCGGCTGTATCTCAAGTGGCATCCGGACAAGAATGCAGAGAATCTAGACGTAGCTACAGAGGTCTTCAAGCATTTACAGAATGAAATCAACAGGATGGAGAAGCAGACTCTGACAGATCAGCAGAACACTGACCGAGCATCCAGGAGAACTTTCTCAACTTCTTCCACCCGCTTCCAGTCAGAGAAGTTttcatttcaaagattttacacaTCGTGGAACCAAGAGGCAACAAGCCATAAGTCTGAGAAACAGCAGTTCCGGGAGCAGTTC from Oncorhynchus keta strain PuntledgeMale-10-30-2019 chromosome 18, Oket_V2, whole genome shotgun sequence harbors:
- the LOC118397507 gene encoding sacsin-like, yielding MYDEKEYGVESLWSHDMAQYQGTALYVYNDAVFTTEDWKGIQEIARSRKRDDPLKVGRFGIGFNSVYHITDVPSIFSGEQIGMLDPHQTLFGAHESGQCWNLKTDMKEITELTDQFAPYVGLFGNSGKTIKDGSFSGTLFRFPLRMKPSQLSANIYNKEKVLELFESFKADADTVLLFLKSVQKVSLHVRESDGTERMLFQVTAGENPEDKLERPNSLKTLGLATDSYSNGVPNGTVTCATYQVNIETQDETAKETQRTTWLVCNGVGGRGLCSDLDSLADDLKFIPTIGIALPLTRIDEDKGATSGFSGRAFCFLPLPPGEESLTGLPVHVSGFFGLTDNRRSIKWREVDQRRDPAALWNELLIVTVIPRAYFTLIMEAIKRIQTKTDQDFPLSPRGAYGAWPDPNQIKPRWKPILEPLFHDLLQQQVIYSLTNSWIQVDEAVFSELDTDVDITEMVISYLQSSGMQVARVPAAVDAVVNTYVTGPASVKKVTPPLVRQVIRKAKHKGSSQEKLLLLEFVLSDNSYSDLIGLELLPLQDETFAAFSSSVSDKDAVYIASEEYPRSLYPGLEGRFILEVIKPSVMSSLKDAAKSRGRPCTQVQLLTPERSARLIKEILSSVWPTRDFTVQWEPGNREKKHPTHAWLKMVWKHLYINFADDLSTFEDMPLIPNVPLVESVNSIELHRLKTPSPIIIVDEEEAPLSESLLEIMKKLGVVLMKRLDLCLQHPLLKNYIHPSSPSMLLQIMDRSSTQRVASLVSSFSSKQKVALRDFLAGLSDITEKEKRILLELTIFEKVGPCSEKGIPTYTSLRGARALHHTAKYPPDVKLSINVVGCSDEASIRLIKMLTVEQVKTTECLKLVVQDMEKGFYSKEDITKIMLWALKHLSFLKNENKAVIGWLSALKFIHTFAGKSVAATDLFDPELEILQNLFYMEEKNRFPTNTYTSSPDMLHSLRQLGLKSEVQLSEKDVLHVAQKIEELQGGNEPEWEPVIQKAKTLLQILNRQTKLVKSSEAQTSLQKLKWVPVCKDRPVNYPKSLAWMGDTHNICSFSEMCDISHAVLVGSSVALVERTSSGMKKALKLSIEPQIDQVLQHLKAVNDWHRSQAFTTEDWYQFQQILIEIYDFMQAHLEDAREAMKSLPFDWVWTGKTFSSPSHTVLKPIPDLDLQPYLYSLPKTIAKFHTLFKFCGSVEEVVPNHVFDVIKTVRQRCEEEMTQEESKHDLLLLINILRWLYNSHISVDIDMHVPILCYKDPSKLAMKPIHECTYCDIKVEDLHDLLDDTSEPIILVHDDIPMKTAEWLNVPCLSTRLINPENLGFEQSGQREPLTVRIKNILEEYPSVADIFKELLQNADDASATECSFLIDMRKNIDIRENLLDPGMIICHGPSLWSFNNSTFSDTDFLNITRLGGSMKRCEADKVGKFGLGFNSVYHITDIPIIMSREFMIMFDPNINHISKHIRDRSNPGIKINWSKQQKRLRKFPNQFKPFINVFNCQLPLAQESPYKYDGTLFRLPFRTEQEASVSEISSVYYNTPDIYSLVDEFSICGHRLILFTQHVGSMVLKYLKYEEPNPAAAQDVVTINKSVWSSKAAYGPLSILKSAAKVMKKVATTNRVPADTPKSGCIIRIVVEEFHNVFKRIVDLQSPLFRGSEEDPSSYFEMAAKDGKNRRLTDEMPQKAVDLTNWLICSCMDVTEALKFSLGESGKRLGLVPCGGVAVLLSEEENRKWTVKANTNHTNPIGEVFCYLPLRIKTGLPVHINGCFAVTSNRKEIWKTDTKGHWNSVFMRHVIVQAYIAALNMLRSMAESGELLDYSYYVAWPDPSVVHDDFTVISQGVYQEIAKGGDCDHAKVFSDGKTWVSIKYVRFLDDSLLCRPDIGPAAFKIFLKYLKKSSSQDLCAVELPEWVKEGFDDAGCKGKLIENTLTEKQFFLDVFFPHIQDIDNELRNPLMHYVLNDKLEEFASILRETPCIPCSGPNQQLVLPSRLIHPEGRVAKLYNADDGRFPEGTSKDYMNPVCLVKLVQLGMVKDDLSWEDLIDRAESVFDLNENDHTAACLRSSIILSLIDEKLKMTDSGAGKLLEKLQDIKFLPFLTKPAGFSLPWHGNTFPPSTMFSAKELFTTDHQDTVCLMKPILNENSPSFKGCGPITLAVKDSLGLIRRPTVGLVVSQLKELAKSFDGVTLYQENITNACYKYLHEEMLQDAKAKTEINEELKTFCSILVENTYVEPSKVAFYQNFDAAPYLYQLPNKYRNSCRELFENVGVQSSFTVENFSAVLELVKQECGKRALSEDSFQLSRRIISEGIWGLIRDKKQEFCQATYREILLPDIHLTLQPSKSLCYNDCPWIKVRDTTVKYCHADIPREVAVKLGAVPKRHKALERYASNICFTTLGSEFGQKEKLTSRIKSILNAYPSEKEMLKELLQNADDAKATEIYFVFDPRTHPTDRIFDDKWLPMQGPSLCVYNNQPFTEDDVRGIQNLGRGTKEANPGKTGQYGIGFNSVYHITDCPSFMSNNDILCIFDPHARYAPGATSVSPGRMFRDLDSDFRSQFSDVLNLYLGSHFKLEHCTMFRFPIRSTEMAKISEISSVPASDRMVQNLLDKLKTDGAELLMFLNHMEKISICEIEKASGDLKVLYSVTAKITDGDRLKRKQFHTSVVDSVTKRKQLTQIPVQQITYSMDIEDSDGNLTTWMVCNRSGFSCIEKVSKSVISAHKNEDITLFPRGGVAACVSHNYKKPHRAFCFLPLSMETGLPFHVNGHFALDSARRNLWRDDNGVGVRSDWNNNLMTSLIAPAYVELLIQLKRQYFPGPDPTMTVLQGTPIHIVKDTLRKFLYFFPVNRLDIQPDWYCLVKAVYTCIHADLKRLLPVVRAPHIDNTDMHSAVYISWVNTSSANKGRAFFDNLLQDELQHLKNTEYNISSRKSVAENVFRLKALLSDVGFNLVHSCDETASLYFCLDDAGIPVSYVTPEDVRRFLLTFSSPDTSCQVGKLPCRLQQSNYKLFHSLKLLVDYCFKDIEENEINIEGLPLLMTMDNILQVFDSKKPKFLSTHHELVSSRKELFMNTLYMKYNTILMNSGVAKVFDISSFGELLGSVLPREYRTRIPVKWRDNYASESWLKGAWNFISENIAVKEEQAGIKPNFETVLELLKDWALLPGIKFMVSSNKLVVPDHDVLLPLSLISAAIFPNGQNDKVFHIIMKGGCIQLAVNKICFKENPVLPFLAQHTANIDNPSSILKALEYMIQTAAFKTGSLTDKDFEALLLYFNCNLINLSQEDIQTLKLLPCFKAVSGRYISIANFGSCYVLAKSIPSADMEKWAHTTSFAFLADNPQLKELYSFLGCFPIDDLEVYLRHLLPKFDSLSYDAKIEHLVYLKERLLAMEESCGMKDQLYEKLEGLPLIYDYTNRLRSTKMFYDKTVKVFEVMLSPKAFIPNDFFKKVEQVSKPKNGTAFLTSWITFLRNIGLKHMVSQQQILQYAKEVSIKAQTENWSKEKAQMIVDVLLNHIFNERTDLFVGAFLKELSMIAFLCPERAPTELIRLHAQFQEMNGTLPLIRFSESQVNPKFKQTDIIQLLWTSCPILPEKATPAAIKDQEGSTLTGQEQLDLVLRILSVNLEPPLDKVISNCKNICNISNPDDDMVKTRNKVLRSTYEFLNADKREFRLQLLGVSFVMVEEGWKLLKPEEVVINLDNESDFKPYLYKLPLELGIFHQMFKLLGTEDVVSTKQYAEVLCRIHRNSEGKQLDPNEMRTVKRAVSGLFKSLQNDPVQIRKDLESLKDFIFYLPSHDGRLTKSNSLVFDDAPHYKSRIQGNVGVQMLVDMSQCYLGKDHSFHTKLIMLLPQKLRPRLLSSILEEQLDEESPKMCQFGALCSLQGRLQLLLSSEQFITGLIRIMKHENDNAFLVNEEKAIRLCKALCEGLKVSCFEKLQTTLRVKGCSPIPHSRSETLAFLKRYGTAVIHLYIQHSDSKDINFLLALAMTLKSATDNLISDTSYLIAMLGCNDIYRITEKLDNLGVKYDSTEASKLELPLPGTPIPAEIHHILLMDPMNVFYPGEYVGYLVDSEGGDVYGGYQPTYTYAIIVQEVEKDEEDNPSFLGKCFQIDIGYSEYKIVSSLDLYKFSRQEESTHIRDSRAPSTPTTPQECQSPGPGPRLVPPLFTRKENHKVPPTKQSPKKIRLSALPEILKDMTLVIEQAWKLAETERKKIIRRLYLKWHPDKNAENLDVATEVFKHLQNEINRMEKQTLTDQQNTDRASRRTFSTSSTRFQSEKFSFQRFYTSWNQEATSHKSEKQQFREQFTTYAGSSHSNRFFVPPTFKSVGNPMEARRWLRQARANFSAARNDLHKNANEWVCFKCYLATKLALIAADYSVRGKSDKDVKPTSLAQKVEEYNPQLAGLAKDVNILEGYGVDSLRTRYPDLLPFPQIPNDRFTSEVAMRVMECTARIIIKLETFVQQKI